The Solirubrobacter pauli sequence ATCCCCGGGCACGTCGACCGGCCGGCCCGGATGATCCGCGGCATGCCCAGCACCAGCTGGTGGGCCCGCGGCGCTGGGTGTGGCTGGTGGCCGGCGCCGCCGCGCTGGTGGGCGGCGCCTGGTCACTCCTGAAGCGCCGTTAGTCCTGCGCGGCCTGGGCCCGTGCTTCGGCGGCCGCCGAGGCGTGCGCGGCCATCAGCTCACGCTGGACGTTGCGGGGCTCGCCGTCGGGCCGGCGGCGGGTCCACTCGCCGTCCGTGCCGAGCTCCCACGCGTTCGTGTTGTCGGCGAAGCAGCGGTCCAGCGTGTCCACGAGGTCGCCGCGCAGCGCGTCGTCGCGGATCGGGGTCAGCAGCTCCACACGCGTGTCGAGGTTGCGCGGCATCAGGTCCGCGGACCCGATGTAGATCGTGCAGTCGTCCCCGCGCTCGAACGCGAAGATGCGCGAGTGCTCGAGGAAGCGGCCGACCACCGAGACGACGCGGATGTTCTCGGACACGCCGGGCACGCCGGGCTTCAGGCAGCAGATCCCGCGGGTGTTGATCTCAACCTCAACTCCAGCCTGAGAGGCGCGGTACAGCGCACGGATGCACTCCTTGTCCACGAGGGAGTTCATCTTCATCCGGATCCGGGCGGGCTTGCCGTCGGCGTGCGCCGCGATCGTGCGCTCGATCTCCTCGATCACGCCCTGCCGCAGGTGGGCGGGGGCGACGAGCACCTTGCGGTAGCCACGCGGCCGGGCGAACCCGGTGAGGAAGTTGAACATGTCGGCGACGTCGTTGCCGAGCTGCTCGTCGCACGTCAGCAGGCCGAAGTCCGTGTACAGGCGCGCGGTCTTGGCGTTGTAGTTGCCGGTGCCGACGTGGAGGTAGTGGCGGACGCCGTCGCCCTCGCGGCGCACGACGAGGATGCACTTGGCGTGCGTCTTCAACGCGGGGAGCCCGTAGACGACGTGCACGCCGGCCTCTTCGAGCGCGCGCCCCCACTGGATGTTCGCGCGCTCGTCGAAGCGCGCCTTGACCTCCACGAGGCACACCGCCTGCTTGCCGCGCTCGGCGGCGCGGATCAGGGCCGGGACGAGCGGCGAGTCGTCGCTCGTGCGGTACACGGTCTGCTTGATCGCGAGCACGTCGGGGTCGCTGACGGCCTGCTCGACGAAGCGCTCGACCGAGCTCACGAACGAGTCGTACGGGTGGTGGAGCAGGATGTCGCGCTTGCGCATCGCGCCCAGCACGTCCGGCTGCTTGTCCTCGTCGGGCTGCAGCAGCGGCTGCGTGACCGGCGACCAGGGCTCGTCGCGCAGCTCCGCGTAGCCCGACAGGCCGACGATCGACCACAGGTCCTTGAGGTCCAGCAGGCCCTCGACGTTGAAGACGTCCTCGGGCTCGACCTCGAGCGCCGCCGTGATCTGCTCGCGGATCCCCGCGCTCATGCCCGTGCTGACCTCGACGCGCACGGTCTCGCCGAAGCGCCGCGCCCGCAGCTCCTCCTCGACGGCCTGCAGCAGGTCGTCGGCCTCGTCGGAGACCGTGAAGTCGGCGTCGCGGGTGACGCGGAAGACGGCGTGGTCGAGGATCTCCATGCCCGGGAAGAGCACGTCGAGGTTCTCGGCGATCAGCTCCTCGAGCGTCACGAACGTACGGCCGTCGCCGACCGGCACGAAGCGCGGCAGCATCTCCTTCGGCACCTTCACCCGGGCGAACGTCTCGACCTCGGTGATCGGGTCGCGCACCATCACGCCGAGCGACAGCGACAGGTTGGAGATGTACGGGAACGGCCGCCCGAGGCCGACCGCGAGCGGCGTCAGGACCGGGAAGATCTGGCGTCGGAAGCGCTCGTCCAGGTCGCGCTGCTGGCGCGCCTCGACCTCGTCGTAGCCCACGATGCGGATGCCGTGCTCGGCCAGCGCCGGCCGCAGGTCGCGGTTCAGGCACTTGGACTGGCGCACGCTGTGCTC is a genomic window containing:
- the ppk1 gene encoding polyphosphate kinase 1, with protein sequence MTDVTSPPKPSPAAPDLTDPSLYFNRETSWMEFNDRVLQLAEDPETPLLERLKFLAIVSSNLDEFFMVRVAGLHDQIEAGIEKPLQDGRTPSETLDALRKVVREHSVRQSKCLNRDLRPALAEHGIRIVGYDEVEARQQRDLDERFRRQIFPVLTPLAVGLGRPFPYISNLSLSLGVMVRDPITEVETFARVKVPKEMLPRFVPVGDGRTFVTLEELIAENLDVLFPGMEILDHAVFRVTRDADFTVSDEADDLLQAVEEELRARRFGETVRVEVSTGMSAGIREQITAALEVEPEDVFNVEGLLDLKDLWSIVGLSGYAELRDEPWSPVTQPLLQPDEDKQPDVLGAMRKRDILLHHPYDSFVSSVERFVEQAVSDPDVLAIKQTVYRTSDDSPLVPALIRAAERGKQAVCLVEVKARFDERANIQWGRALEEAGVHVVYGLPALKTHAKCILVVRREGDGVRHYLHVGTGNYNAKTARLYTDFGLLTCDEQLGNDVADMFNFLTGFARPRGYRKVLVAPAHLRQGVIEEIERTIAAHADGKPARIRMKMNSLVDKECIRALYRASQAGVEVEINTRGICCLKPGVPGVSENIRVVSVVGRFLEHSRIFAFERGDDCTIYIGSADLMPRNLDTRVELLTPIRDDALRGDLVDTLDRCFADNTNAWELGTDGEWTRRRPDGEPRNVQRELMAAHASAAAEARAQAAQD